DNA sequence from the Bradyrhizobium sp. CIAT3101 genome:
GTGGCACATGTTTCCGCTCGGCCTCCTGTTCGGTCTCGGCTTCGACACCGCGACCGAGATCGGGCTGCTCAGCATCTCCGCCACCGAGGCCGCGCGCGGTGCCTCGCTCGCCGATATCCTGGTCTTCCCCGCGCTGTTCGCGTCAGGCATGGCGCTGGTCGATACCGCGGATTCCGCGCTGATGGTGAGCGCCTATCGCTGGGCCTTCGTCGATCCCATGCGCAAGCTCTGGTACAACCTCACGATCACCGGCGCCTCTGTCGCGGTCGCGCTGTTCATCGGCGGCATCGAGGCGCTTGGCCTGATCAGTGATCGGCTTGGCCTGTCCGGCGGCGCATGGGCGCTGGTCGATAGTCTGAACGAGTCGCTCGCCAATGTTGGCTTCGCAGTGATCGCATTGTTTGCGATCGCATGGCTTGTCTCGGTCGTGCTCTACCGCCGCATGTTTGCGGATGGCCCGCGCACGCAAGTGCTCCGAGGGGCCGATGCGACCGAGGCGGCCTGAGTCAAGCTGCCGCTGCGTCACTCTCGCGGCGCTTCCGGCCATCGTTCTGATCGCGGATCCCGGCAAGGCCTTCGCGCAGAGCAGCACCACTCCGCGTGAGCTGCCGCCCGTTGAGGTCAGCGGCGGCGCGGCGCAGCATAACAAGAAGCCGTCCGCAACGCGGCGCGCCGTCAGGCCCGTGGCAACGACGCGCCCTGTGGTCGCCCAGCCGGCGCCGGCTCCGGCAGGAGGGAACGCTGGCGTCGCCTCCGGCGCCAAGAGTGCGCCGAGCATGGCGAGCGAGATGACCTTCTCGGGAGAGGCGATCAACGCACGCATCTTCACACGGCCGGGCGAAGCCCTCGAGGCCGCGCCGGGGCTGATCGTCACGCAGCATTCCGGCGAGGGCAAAGCCAACCAGTATTTTCTGCGCGGCTATAATCTCGATCACGGCACCGATCTTGCGATTTATGTCGACGACGTCCCGGTCAACATGCGCACCCACGCGCATGGCCAGGGTTATGCCGATCTGAACTGGCTGATCCCAGAGACCATCGGCGCGATGGACGTGCGCAAAGGGCCGTATTTCGCCGACGAGGGCGATTTCGCCTCCGTCGGCAGCATCCATATCGGCCTGATCGACCGCACCGAAAAGGGCCTTGCGCAGGTGACCGTCGGCAGCTTTGGCTATCGCCGCCTGCTCGGCATGGACTCGGCCAAGGTCGGCGACGGTTCGCTGCTCGTGGCCGGCGAGCTTGGCACCTATAACGGCCCGTGGGTGAATCCGGACGATGTGAAGAAGCTCAACGGCCTCGTCCGCTACAGCCAGGGCACCGCGACTGACGGCGTCTCCGTCACCGGCATGGCCTATGCCAACAAATGGAATTCCACAGACCAGGTGCCGCAGCGCGCGATCACGAGCGGCTTCCTCGACCGCTTCGGCGCGGAAGATCCAAGCGACGGCGGCAACACCAACCGCTTTGCGCTGTCAGGCCGCGTCGCGCAGAGCGACGATGCGGGTTCCTGGAAGGCCAATGCCTATGTCGTGAAGAGCCAGCTCGACCTCTTCAACAATTTCACCTATTTCCTCAGCGATCCCGTGTTCGGCGACCAGTTTCACCAGCACGACGACCGCCTGATGGCCGGCGCGAATATTTCGCGCACGCTGAACGGCTCGTTCGCTGGGCTGCCGATGCAAACCACCTTCGGCTTGCAATCGCGCTACGATTCGATCGATCTCGCGCTCTCCAACACGTTCCAGCGAAGCTTCCTGTCGAGCGTGCGCAGCGACAAGGTCGGCGAGGGCAGCGTCGGCATCTACGCCGAGAACACCGTGCGCTGGACCGACTGGCTGCGGACGACGGTCGGCTGGCGCGGCGATTACTACAACGCTGATGTCACCTCGCTGTTCAACTCCAGCAATTCCGGTCATGTCGATGCCTCGCTCGGCAGCCCGAAATTCAGGATGGTGTTGGGTCCTTTCAATCAGACCGAATTCTTCCTCGGCGCCGGCTATGGCATGCACTCCAACGACGCGCGCGGCGCGACCACGACGGAAGATCCGAGCGATCCTACCACAAGACTCTCGCCATCGCCGCTTTTGGTGCGCACCCGCGGCGCCGAGGTTGGCGTCCGCACCAGGATCATTCCCGGCCTCGATTCCTCGTTCAGCGTCTTCATCCTCGACCAGGATTCCGAGATCCTGTTCTCGGGCGACGCCGGCGACACCGAGGCGACCCGCGCCAGCCGCCGCTACGGTTTTGAGTGGACCAACCACTATCGCCCGCGCTCCTGGATCGACATCGATGCCGATCTCGCCATGACGCATGCGCGCTTCCGCGGCTATGATTTCGATCAGGCGGACGTCTACGCCTCGCTCGCCGGCGATCCCGAGGCGCAGATTGGCAACGCGCCCGGAAATTACATTCCGAATGCGCCGCCGATGGTGGCCTCGGCCGGCATCACGCTCGGCGAGAAGACCGGCTGGTTCGGTGGTGTGCGCTGGCGCTATCTGGCGGCGAGTCCATTGACGGAGGACAATGCTTTCCGCTCGTCAGCGACCGGCATCTTCAACGGTCGCGTGGGTTATCGCGCCGACAATGGCTGGCGCATCCAGCTCGACGTGCTCAATCTCTTCAACACGCAGGCAAACCAGATCACCTACGCCTATGGTTCGCTGCTCAAGACCGACACGCTCTATAATCTCTGCACCGGCAGCGTCGCGCCGGCCGCGGTCTGCCAGAACGGCGTGATGGACTACGTGCTGCACCCGGTCGAGCCGCTGACATTTCGCGTGACGGTGGCGGGGACGTTCTAATAGCCTCAAGGCTAAGCCGACGCAGCGCTCGGCATCTGCTCCGCCGGCTGATCGTCGCCATTCGGATCACCCGGCGCCGTCGCCCACGCGAGCTCGACCAGCGTCACGAACCTGCGTCCGCCGCCGTCGAGCTGGACGACGATCAGGCCTTGCTCCTCCATATAGCCGAGCAGGCGCTGGGCCCGGCGCAGCGAATGTGAGCCGTAAGCGCGTGCGATCGCGGCGTCGCCGGGGCAGGGCCAGCCTTCCTTGGCGGCCCGCGCGATCATCATGAACACGCCCTGCATGTCGTCAGGCAGGATCGAGGCGCGCAACGTCACCTCCTGCCAGGCGTCGTCATCGGCGATCTCAGTGCCGAGGCCTGCGCGTGCATGCGTCAGCATGCGGCGGAATTCGGTGAGATCAGGCACCGACGCGCCGAGGCCTTCGATGCGGCAGCGGACCACGAATTCCTGATAGAGCACGCCGATGGCGCGGAAGCCGGCATCGGGCGCGGCCAGCACGGCGCGCAACGTCCGATCCACGCGCTCGCGCCGTTCCGCGAGCTCTTCGGCACTGATCGGTTCCTCGACCACGTCGGGGCTGACCTCGGGCGCCGCGGCCTTGGCGGCACGGAGTTGCTCGAGCAGGTCAGGCGCAGGCCGGCGCTGCGGCCGGCTGGCATCCGGCGGCGGCGCGGCCAGGATCACGGCGCGGGCATCCTCCAGCGTCGCTTCGGGCAGCGGCATCAGCCGCGGCGTCGAATTGCGTGGGGAGGTGTCGGTCGGGCCGATGTTCAGCCGCAACGGACGCCGCGACAGCGCAGGTCCGAGCGCCATGAACTGCCCGCGCTCGAGATCGCGAAAGGCTTCCGCCTGCCGCCGCTCCATGCCGAGCAGATCGGCGGCGCGCGCCATGTCGATGTCGAGGAAGGTGCGGCCCATCAGGAAGTTCGAGGCTTCGGCCGCGACGTTCTTGGCGAGCTTTGCCAAACGTTGCGTCGCGATAATGCCGGCGAGCCCGCGCTTGCGGCCGCGGCACATCAGATTGGTCATGGCGCTGAGCGAGAGTTTTCGCGCCTCGTCCGACACCTCGCCGGCGACCGCCGGTGCAAACAGCTGCGCCTCGTCGACCACCACCAGCATCGGATACCAATGGTCGCGCTCCACGTCGAACAAGCCGCCGAGGAACGCGGCCGCGCGCCGCATCTGGTTCTCGGCGTCCAGCCCTTCGAGATTAAGCACGGTCGAGACCCGATGCAGCCGGGCGCGTTCACCGGCAACCTGAAGGCCGCGCTCAGTGTGATCCTCGGCCTCGATCACCAGGTGGCCGAAGCGCTCGGCCAACGTGACGAAATCGCCTTCGGGATCGATGATCGTCTGCTGCACCCATGGCGCGCTCTGCTCGAGCAGGCGCCGCAACAGATGCGACTTGCCGGAGCCGGAATTGCCCTGCACCAGGAGGCGGGTCGCCAAGAGTTCCTCGAGGTCCATGGCCGCCGCGGCGCCCGCCGTGGTCAACCCCATCTCGATCGCAACCGTCATCCCGACTCAGGCCCTTCCATTCGCGGACAGGGGCTTATCAATCGGATCGGGATGCGTCGAGCGAAACACGGCGAATCGCGCCGTGTTGCCCACGGTGGATTTTCAACTGGGATTCGAAAGCCGTAGAACTGCGGGCCGTTCCGCGGGCGAGGTCCGCGATGACGCCGGAATTCGGTAAAATCGCAATCGCGTCGACAACCAAGTTGGTGGTTCCGTCCACGAGGCGGAATATCCGGCGTATCCTTGTATGCATTATCCCAGTTGCCATTCCCGGCCAGTTTGCCTTAGATGCTGCAACGCACCCGCGGGCAACGGCCGGGGCTCAAAAAATCACACAAGATATCGAGGGGACGAACATGGCGCGTAACGTTCTGATTCTGGGTGCTTCCTACGGCTCCCTGCTGGGTACCAAGCTCTTGATGGCCGGGCACAACGTGACCCTGGTCTGCCGTGCCAAGACCGCGGAACTGATCAACCGCGACGGTACCGAGGTGCGCATCAAGCTGCGTGACGAGGCGGTGCACCGCGCGATCTTCTCGCGCGACCTGCCCGGCAAGCTCGACGCGGTGACGCCGCAGAATGTCGACGTCTCCCGCTATGACCTTGTCGGCCTGGCGATGCAGGAGCCGCAATACACCAACCACACGGTCCGCATGCTGATGGTCAAGATCGCCGCGGCGAAGCTGCCGTGCCTGTCGATCATGAACATGCCGCCGCTGCCTTATCTCAAGCGCATTCCGGCGCTCGCCGACATGGATCTCGAGGAGGCCTACACCAATGCGCAGGTATGGGAACGCTTCGAGCCGGGGTTGGTGACGCTGTGTTCGCCCGATCCGCAGGCCTTCCGTCCGCCGGAGGAAGCGGCCAACGTGCTGCATGTCGGCCTGCCCACGAACTTCAAGGCCTCGGCCTTTGCCGACGACAAGCACAACAAGGTGCTGCGCGAACTCGAGGCCGACATCGATGCAGTGACGCTCGACGGCCATGACGTGCCGGTGAAGCTGAAAGTGTTCGAGTCGCTGTTCGTGCCGCTGGCCAAGTGGTCGATGCTGCTTACCGGCAACTACCGCTGCATCACGCCAAACGAGCCGCAGTCGATCCGCGACGCCGTGCATGGCGACCTCGCGCGCTCGCAGACGATCTACGACCATGTCGACGCCATCGCCCGCCGCCTCGGCGCCGATCCGCAGGACCAGGTGCCCTTTGCGAAATACGCCAAGGCGGCCGAAAGCCTGCTCAAGCCGTCGTCGGCGGCGCGGGCTGTGGCCGGCGGCGCACCCTTCATCGAGCGCGTCGATCTTCTGGTGAAACTGATCTCGCATCAGATCGGCGCGCCCAATGCCGAGATCGACCGTACGGTCGACACCGTCGACCAGAAGCTGAACGAGAAGATCGTGCAGGGCGGATCGGGCGCGCAGTAACGGCGCGCGCCGTTCACCGGCGCCCGACGGGCAAAACACCTGCGAAAGCTGTCAATCGGCGCCGGCGAAAATATTCCACTTTACCGAAATTCGGAAATGGCGTATGTGTCGCCCATCCCGGCTCGACCTGGAGGGGCGATCGTACGTCGTCACTGATTGCGAGCCGGGCTTGCGGTGGACGCGGCAGCGTCGGCGCGAGAGGTGCGGGCAGGGCGGGTAGTCCCTGTGAGCCCGAAACCGCGCGTGGATGAGCGGCGCTGTCAGGTTCGTCTCGCCAACATTCTTGCGGCGCGTGTGCACACTGCCGCAAGACCCTGTGGCACCAGGCGAACGCGCGTACGGCAAAACCGTGTGGTCCTGGCCGTCGTCGCTACGGTCAAGCCTGTCGCGGAGGTGTGGAGCGTCCAACCGGATCAACCACATCGCTAATTCGCGAGGCGAGGGAGGCCAGAAGGAATTCGGCTCCCGGGAGAGCACGGCATAAGCCGTCAACCCATCGCGCAGGGAAGGCCGAGTGATTGGCACCACCTGTATGCTGCTGTGCGGTTTTCTCTGCGCTACATTTTCGCGCAGCGGACCGCGGGTGCGAGGTCAGCACCCGGCCTTCCCTGCGCCCTCTTGGACAAAGAGGGTGGCGAGACCAGGCAAAGCTCGGGCGAATTAAGCCGCGAGGGTGCGAAGGTGTGTCTGCAGTTGAAGGGACAGTAGGATGTGTAGAGCACTTGCGAAACCCATCATGGCTCCGCGAGGACGAACAGCGATGGGTTTCGCTTCGCTCTACCCATCCTACGAACTGAACCGTGTGTTGGACAAACGCCGCGCGCGGCTGCTTCAACTCTGGCTTGCCACGCGCGCGCGATCGAGATGCTCCTCGATCTTGGGGCGATCACGGGTGCGCTCGAAGCTGGTGCAGAGCAGCTCCGTCTCCTCGAGCGAGACGGGCGCGCGATACAGCCGGCACATGAATTCGGCGGTGGCGCGTCCCTTGCCCGTGCTGGGGCTACGCTCGGCCAGGAACATGCAATCGCGGCAGACGCTGGCATCGAGCCGCTGATGGGCTGCGTCGAGATGATTGAGAACCTCGCGGAGCGAGTCGCGCAGATGGACACGATCGTCGGTCTCGAGGGCCCTGACGGCATTGACGACGTGATTGATCGGGTCGTGCTGGCTCAGGCACTTCTCACCCTGCGCGGTGACGTGCAGCACGACAGAACGCTTGTCTTCCTGCGACGGCTTTCGCACCAGGAAGGATTTGCTCTCCAGCGTCTTGACGATCTGCGATGCGGTCGCCCGGGTCGCACCGATGAAGCCGGCGAGCGCGGACGGTGTGCGCGAGAAGCGGTTGGCGCGGCCGAGAAAGCGCAGCGCCATCCATTCCCGATCGCGCAACCCGTGTTGATTGCCTTCGAAATACCAGGCCCTGGCCGCCTGAACCAGCAGCTCGACGGCTTCGCGTGCCAACGGCATAAATTCCTACCTCGCCCCGGGAATCGCGTGTGCGGCGCCCCGAAGCCGCTTTCCACCATGGCGCACGAATGTCTCGCGAGAGTCATGATGCCCATCAATGTCCGATACGTGCGTCGTAGCCGGCTTCAGCGCGAAGCCCTGGAGTGCACGGCACATGACTTGGACTGATGAGCGTCGCAGGACACCGCGCGAGAAACGCTGCTGCCGATGGCATGCCAACCGCAGAGTCGTCGAACGCAAGCCCGAGCTGCCGTCACCGCTGGACGATGGATCGGAGTTGTACAACCGAAGCCCCTGAGTTCAAGTCACACGCAGACGTTTCTTATGGCCCACCGAAACGATGAATGAGCTTCTCAACAAAATCAAGTAGAGACACTCGTGGAGAGCGGATGTCGTTGCAGACGAATGTAACGTTCAAGACAATCTCGCTCTTCAGAACACATGATGGTGAACGCATGTGCAGTCTAGCCGGCTAGATGCACGTAGTTCTACGCGCGTTTGATTGCACTGATATTGCTGTCCGTCGTTGAAGCAAGATGATCGAAGCTTGTGCACCGTAGGCGCCGCGCAACATGAAAATCATCCACAACTTCCGCGATCTGCTTCTGGTCTAGCCTGGACGGCATCAGGGGAACTTGCGGGGATTGCACGTGGCGGTTGTTGTGGTGTTATGCCCTGAGCATCATCCGCGTGTCGTTTTCCACGACCATGCTGACCGTCTCATCCAAATGGTTGAGATTCGCGCGGCGAACATTGCTGGCGAACAAACGCCTATGCAGTTTGTGCCACGACATGCGCGCATCGAGGGCAGGGTACGCGGTCGCGGGTGGCGCGGCTGGCCGGCAGCTTGCGCCGCTAGTCGCCCTTGAGCATGTCCCTGAGCTCGCGGAACGGATCGGCGCTCGGCGGAGCAGAGGCGTCTTGTCGCATGGCGTTGTAGATCCGCGGGACCATGTCGACTGCCTGGTCGAGCCCCGAATCACGTCCCGACTGGTATCCGCCCATCAGGCGAAGGTCGCGGGTATCCTCGTATTTGGCGATCAGGGTGCGCAATTTGCTCACCAATTCGCGCTCCTCCGGGTCCCAGACGTTGTGGGCGAGGCGGGAGACCGAGGCCAGCACGTCCACGGCGGGATAGCGCGCCTGGTCGGCAATGTGCCTGGAGAGCACGATGTGCCCGTCCAGTGTGCTGCGGATGGTGTCGGCGATCGGCTCGTTGTGGTCGTCGCCGTCGACCAGCACGGAGAAGATGCCGGTGATGGTCCCGGAGCCCTCCTCGCCGGGCCCGGCGCGCTCCAGCAGGCGCGGCAGATCGGTGAACACCGTCGGGGCATAGCCGCGTGCCACCGCGGGCTCGCCGGCTGCAAGCGCGACCTCGCGGGCGGCGTGGGCGAAGCGGGTGATCGAATCGACCACGAGCAGCACCGATTCGCCGCGGTCGCGGAAATATTCGGCGACCGCCATTGCCGTTTTCGGCGCCAGTCGCCGCATCATCGGGCTTTCATCACCCGTTGATACGATGGTGATGGAGCGGTGCCGGTCGGTCC
Encoded proteins:
- a CDS encoding TonB-dependent receptor; the protein is MRPRRPESSCRCVTLAALPAIVLIADPGKAFAQSSTTPRELPPVEVSGGAAQHNKKPSATRRAVRPVATTRPVVAQPAPAPAGGNAGVASGAKSAPSMASEMTFSGEAINARIFTRPGEALEAAPGLIVTQHSGEGKANQYFLRGYNLDHGTDLAIYVDDVPVNMRTHAHGQGYADLNWLIPETIGAMDVRKGPYFADEGDFASVGSIHIGLIDRTEKGLAQVTVGSFGYRRLLGMDSAKVGDGSLLVAGELGTYNGPWVNPDDVKKLNGLVRYSQGTATDGVSVTGMAYANKWNSTDQVPQRAITSGFLDRFGAEDPSDGGNTNRFALSGRVAQSDDAGSWKANAYVVKSQLDLFNNFTYFLSDPVFGDQFHQHDDRLMAGANISRTLNGSFAGLPMQTTFGLQSRYDSIDLALSNTFQRSFLSSVRSDKVGEGSVGIYAENTVRWTDWLRTTVGWRGDYYNADVTSLFNSSNSGHVDASLGSPKFRMVLGPFNQTEFFLGAGYGMHSNDARGATTTEDPSDPTTRLSPSPLLVRTRGAEVGVRTRIIPGLDSSFSVFILDQDSEILFSGDAGDTEATRASRRYGFEWTNHYRPRSWIDIDADLAMTHARFRGYDFDQADVYASLAGDPEAQIGNAPGNYIPNAPPMVASAGITLGEKTGWFGGVRWRYLAASPLTEDNAFRSSATGIFNGRVGYRADNGWRIQLDVLNLFNTQANQITYAYGSLLKTDTLYNLCTGSVAPAAVCQNGVMDYVLHPVEPLTFRVTVAGTF
- a CDS encoding ATP-binding protein encodes the protein MTVAIEMGLTTAGAAAAMDLEELLATRLLVQGNSGSGKSHLLRRLLEQSAPWVQQTIIDPEGDFVTLAERFGHLVIEAEDHTERGLQVAGERARLHRVSTVLNLEGLDAENQMRRAAAFLGGLFDVERDHWYPMLVVVDEAQLFAPAVAGEVSDEARKLSLSAMTNLMCRGRKRGLAGIIATQRLAKLAKNVAAEASNFLMGRTFLDIDMARAADLLGMERRQAEAFRDLERGQFMALGPALSRRPLRLNIGPTDTSPRNSTPRLMPLPEATLEDARAVILAAPPPDASRPQRRPAPDLLEQLRAAKAAAPEVSPDVVEEPISAEELAERRERVDRTLRAVLAAPDAGFRAIGVLYQEFVVRCRIEGLGASVPDLTEFRRMLTHARAGLGTEIADDDAWQEVTLRASILPDDMQGVFMMIARAAKEGWPCPGDAAIARAYGSHSLRRAQRLLGYMEEQGLIVVQLDGGGRRFVTLVELAWATAPGDPNGDDQPAEQMPSAASA
- a CDS encoding 2-dehydropantoate 2-reductase, with the protein product MARNVLILGASYGSLLGTKLLMAGHNVTLVCRAKTAELINRDGTEVRIKLRDEAVHRAIFSRDLPGKLDAVTPQNVDVSRYDLVGLAMQEPQYTNHTVRMLMVKIAAAKLPCLSIMNMPPLPYLKRIPALADMDLEEAYTNAQVWERFEPGLVTLCSPDPQAFRPPEEAANVLHVGLPTNFKASAFADDKHNKVLRELEADIDAVTLDGHDVPVKLKVFESLFVPLAKWSMLLTGNYRCITPNEPQSIRDAVHGDLARSQTIYDHVDAIARRLGADPQDQVPFAKYAKAAESLLKPSSAARAVAGGAPFIERVDLLVKLISHQIGAPNAEIDRTVDTVDQKLNEKIVQGGSGAQ
- a CDS encoding MarR family transcriptional regulator encodes the protein MPLAREAVELLVQAARAWYFEGNQHGLRDREWMALRFLGRANRFSRTPSALAGFIGATRATASQIVKTLESKSFLVRKPSQEDKRSVVLHVTAQGEKCLSQHDPINHVVNAVRALETDDRVHLRDSLREVLNHLDAAHQRLDASVCRDCMFLAERSPSTGKGRATAEFMCRLYRAPVSLEETELLCTSFERTRDRPKIEEHLDRARVASQS
- the fliI gene encoding flagellar protein export ATPase FliI — translated: MNALRQLEWALLELQQSTPLASISGAISEIAPTHFRVSGLSRAVKLGELIGVNSGGKPQIGEVVRIDSEGIIAKPFDRQFAGGLGSVAYRMPALSFAPDPSWKGRVINALGAPLDGMGPLTPGSRAVSAETEAPPAMKRARVHKPLRTGVRVIDLFAPICAGQRVGIFAGSGVGKSTLLAMLARSQGFDTVVLALVGERGREVREFIEDVLGTDRHRSITIVSTGDESPMMRRLAPKTAMAVAEYFRDRGESVLLVVDSITRFAHAAREVALAAGEPAVARGYAPTVFTDLPRLLERAGPGEEGSGTITGIFSVLVDGDDHNEPIADTIRSTLDGHIVLSRHIADQARYPAVDVLASVSRLAHNVWDPEERELVSKLRTLIAKYEDTRDLRLMGGYQSGRDSGLDQAVDMVPRIYNAMRQDASAPPSADPFRELRDMLKGD